GTTGCAGAGCAAGCCCACCAGCAGGCGGTCGATGAGTTCCGCCTGGCCCACGATGACGCTCTGAATTTCGGACCGAAGCCTCTGAATCGTCCTGCTTTCTTCTTGAACCCTTTCGCCGATTTTCTTCACATCGACTGCCATTTTCAGTTTCTTCCTCCGCAAAAGATTCTCAGTGAGTCTCCCATGTATGCCTGGTGCAAAGTCGATTGACCGTGCCGAAAGCAATACGGGCGAAATTCTATAAATTTTTTGTCAAAAATCAAGGTATGCGGGAAATATCGCAGTGATTTCAATATTGGATGCTTTTGATAATATTTATATTTGCGACCTTCACAAAGGGGGGGCTTTCTCCCGGGAATTTTCCCCTGTGCGGAGTATAAAGAACTTACACCTGGGTATTTAAAGTTTTTCGAAAAGAGAATGGCTGAAAAAGGGGTGTGGGCCTTGGCTGTTGAGGAAAGGGTAAGAAAAAAGTTTGGCAGCGGGCGAAAGGGTTCAGAAAAGGGGAAGTACACGGTGCGGGAAATTATGTTAAAGTCGATTCATTGCTGTGCCGGGATTTCATGCTTCATCGTGATGCTCGGGTTGATGGGGGAAAGAGGATAAGGGAGCATCTCCTTGGAATATCAATAGAAACAAAAAAGGAGGTTTTATGTTTACTGGCGCTGAAATTCTCGATCTTGCCATTCGCATCGAGGAAAACGGTGAGCGCTTTTATCGGGAAGCCATCGAGAATGTTGCCGATAGGTCTTTGAAAGAACTTTTACGCTGGAATGCCGATGAAGAAGTTGCGCATAGAGATTATTTCATTCGAATGAAAAAAATGATCGCACTCAGGGAGAAAGATGATTTGGCGGATCAAATGAGTGGCTTTATTTTGCAGGATGCTGTTTCGGATCATGCCTTTTCACTGGAGGAAGTGGATTTCAGTTCCATTTCCGATGAAGACGAGTTGCTGAAGATCGCGATAGGGTTTGAGCAGGACAGCATTGCGTTCTACGAGATTATGGAATCCTTTGTCAGCGATGCGGAAACGCTCAAACATGTCCAAAGGATCCAGGATGAGGAGCGCAGGCACATTGCACTTCTGGAAGACCGGCGCAGGAGGATAGCCGGATAAAAAAGATGTCTGGGGGAGGCACCGGAATTTTTCTTTTCGTTTCCAAAGGAGGAAAATGACCCATGGAAAAACCGATAGAAAATTACTGGCAGATTCGATTGAGAAATCTTAAGGAAGCATTGGAAGAAAACAACTTCCAGGTTTTTATGGCACAGGATCTCGGTGAAGCCAGGAAGATCGTTTTGGATGAAATTCTGCCCCAATCCGGCGCCAAAAGTGTTTCCTGGGGAGGGTCCATGACCCTTGTGTCTTCGGGACTCATCGAGGCCGTCAAGGCGAAACCCGGTCTGGAAGTTATCGATACTTTTGATAAAACCATTTCCAGGGAAGAGGTGATGGAACGCCGCCGGCAGTCCCTCCTGGTGGACCTTTTCATTACCGGCACCAATGCCGTGACGGAAACGGGAAAGCTTGTCAACCTGGATATGATCGGCAACCGCGTCGGGGCCATCACCTTTGGACCGAGAAACGTGGTGATCCTTTTGGGACGCAATAAAATCGTGCCCGACCTGGAAGACGCCATGCTGCGCATCAAGGATTATGTGGCTCCGACGAACGCCATGCGGTTGGAGATGAAGACCCCTTGTGTGAAGACTTCCTATTGCGAAGAATGCAAGAGCCCCGAGCGCATATGCAATTCCTGGGCGATCACCGAAAAGAGCTTCCCCAAGGGCCGCATCAAAGTGGTCCTGATCAATGAAAACGTCGGAATTTGAGCACCGGT
This region of Desulforhabdus amnigena genomic DNA includes:
- a CDS encoding lactate utilization protein; protein product: MEKPIENYWQIRLRNLKEALEENNFQVFMAQDLGEARKIVLDEILPQSGAKSVSWGGSMTLVSSGLIEAVKAKPGLEVIDTFDKTISREEVMERRRQSLLVDLFITGTNAVTETGKLVNLDMIGNRVGAITFGPRNVVILLGRNKIVPDLEDAMLRIKDYVAPTNAMRLEMKTPCVKTSYCEECKSPERICNSWAITEKSFPKGRIKVVLINENVGI
- a CDS encoding ferritin-like domain-containing protein, with the translated sequence MFTGAEILDLAIRIEENGERFYREAIENVADRSLKELLRWNADEEVAHRDYFIRMKKMIALREKDDLADQMSGFILQDAVSDHAFSLEEVDFSSISDEDELLKIAIGFEQDSIAFYEIMESFVSDAETLKHVQRIQDEERRHIALLEDRRRRIAG